The uncultured Methanolobus sp. sequence TATTTAGAATTACAGACAAATATCCGAAATAAATGTGATTTAAGGATGGTTCTATATTAGTGGATTAAAATTGAATCTCTCACAAAAATTCCAGAACATACTTGATGGAAAAAATGTGGACACTCCTCTTGTAGGTACGGTCACCACATCAGGAATACTTGACCTGATGGACATTTCCGGAGCAAGCAGGCCAGAAGCTGACAGTGATCCGGAAAAAATGGCAAAACTCGCATCTTCCTTACATACGGTTGCAAAGTTTGAGGTCATACGTATTCCATTTGATGTGACAGTGATAGGCGAGGCACTTGGCTGTCAGATCGATCCTGGTACAAAGGCAAGAACCCCATCAGTGATCACCCATCCTTTTGAAGGCAAACCTGGAGAGTTAATGATACCTGCTGATCTGCTGGGGAGAGGGAGAATACCTGTTGTTATGGAAGCAATTTCCCTACTCAGGAACAACCGGGGATTGCAGGTTCCTTTAGTTGCAGGCATTGAAGGTCCTGCTGATCTTGCTTCTTATCTTTGTGGGATTAGGACGTTCTTGAAGTTAACTATTAAAAAACCTGAAATTGCAAAGATTATTATTGAAAAATGTATCGATGCCTGCATAATTTGTGCCAACTCCTATCTTCGCTCAGGTGCAGATGCAGTTGTGATCGCAGATGCTCTGTCATCCCCGGAGATGATAGGGCCTGATGCATTCAGACGAATTGTAAAACCTTCATTGATCAGGTTCAATAAAAACATAAAAGGTCATAGTATACTTCACATATGCGGGGAAACGGATAGTATTATACCAGATATACTTGAATGTGGTTTTAGTGCTATAAGCATCGAAGAGAATGTGAAGGACCTAAAATATATGATCGACAGTTCACACAGAAATAATACAGCGATGATAGGAAATCTTTCGACGGTCGACACTCTTTATAGAAAGACACCTGAAGATGTCAGAAAAGAGGCGTTCAGATGCCTTGATGCAAATATCGACATACTTGCTCCTGGTTGTGGTATGGCTCCGGAGACATCTTTGGGAAATCTTCTGGCTATGGTGGAGGCAAGGGATAGATATGCCGGAAAGATGTTCCGCCTCAAAAAGGGATGCAATTAGACATCATGTTATTATTTATATCGATCTTTTTTTATGATATATATCTATCTGGAAAAGACATCTGTAACATTTTTTGCTACTTATTGCTCAGATCACTCGTTAACCCATGTAATGAGATACAAAGCAGAGGCAAGTCATCATATGACTATCAGAAGAGATATTAGTGCATAATCTGTTTGAAACAATATTTTAATTTATAAATAATTCAATTATTGTTTATACTTATAAATGATATTTTTTGGAAGTAGTCACAACTGCTTTCAGTTATTTAGAAATCTCTGTATTAATACATTCGCCTTTGTAATTGTCTTCTGTGCAGAAGCATCGGAATGTGCCGCCTTCGGCGGATGGCTGCATTGTTTTTAGATTGCAGGTTGTTTTTGTGGACATGAAAAAGAGCAATGCCCGTTTCACTCAGATAAACAGGATTTCTATAAAGCCACATAATTGCTGTTTCAACTTTCCTGTAACCTCATTGCTCCAGATTACACAAAAGTTCAACGTGGGACATAGAACATGACGAAAACTCCAAGAAGCGCAATCACAGCACCTATGATCTCGTATCTGTCCGGACTTTTC is a genomic window containing:
- the mtaA gene encoding methylcobamide:CoM methyltransferase MtaA, whose product is MNLSQKFQNILDGKNVDTPLVGTVTTSGILDLMDISGASRPEADSDPEKMAKLASSLHTVAKFEVIRIPFDVTVIGEALGCQIDPGTKARTPSVITHPFEGKPGELMIPADLLGRGRIPVVMEAISLLRNNRGLQVPLVAGIEGPADLASYLCGIRTFLKLTIKKPEIAKIIIEKCIDACIICANSYLRSGADAVVIADALSSPEMIGPDAFRRIVKPSLIRFNKNIKGHSILHICGETDSIIPDILECGFSAISIEENVKDLKYMIDSSHRNNTAMIGNLSTVDTLYRKTPEDVRKEAFRCLDANIDILAPGCGMAPETSLGNLLAMVEARDRYAGKMFRLKKGCN